The genomic stretch TTTATTTTTATGGTTAAATTACTCTTAAAAATTATTTTTCAAAATAATTTTATTAATTTAAAGAAAAATAACACATTTACTCATAATAGTATTTAATATACTGTTAATTATATCAATAATTAATACATTAAAAATATAAAATAAAATTTATTATTTATTTTATTTAAATAAATTAATTTAAATTATCAATAACTTAATTCAGAAAAAATATTTATGTAAAAAAACTATATATCTTTAAAATTAACCTTATATTTTATACAAAATTATATTTTTAATAAAATATTTAAACAACATAATTTTTTAATTTATCTTAAGAGAAATATAAAATGGAATTCAATCACAAAAAAATAATTATTTTAGGTTCAGGACCTGCAGGATATACTGCCGCTATATATGCCGCACGTGCCAATTTAAAACCATTATTAATTACTGGAACAAATAAAGGCGGTCAATTAATGAATACAAATGATATTGAAAATTGGCCTGGTGACATTAAAAATATTACTGGATCTGAATTGATGGATCGTATGAATAAACATGCAATTAAATTTAAAACAGAGATTATTTGTGACAGCATTATTTCAGTTCAATTAAAAAAAAGGCCATTTTTTTTGTTAGGAGAAAATTATAAATATACATGTGATGCACTTATTATTGCTACAGGTGCTAATCCTCGTTATCTAGGATTAGCTTCAGAAGAAGAATTTAAAGGAAAGGGCGTATCAACTTGTGCAGTATGCGATGGTTTTTTTTATAAAAACAAAGAAGTCGCAGTAGTAGGTGGCGGAAATACAGCTATAGAAGAAACATTATTTTTATCAAATTTTGTAAAAAAAGTGCATCTTAT from Buchnera aphidicola (Hyalopterus amygdali) encodes the following:
- the trxB gene encoding thioredoxin-disulfide reductase: MEFNHKKIIILGSGPAGYTAAIYAARANLKPLLITGTNKGGQLMNTNDIENWPGDIKNITGSELMDRMNKHAIKFKTEIICDSIISVQLKKRPFFLLGENYKYTCDALIIATGANPRYLGLASEEEFKGKGVSTCAVCDGFFYKNKEVAVVGGGNTAIEETLFLSNFVKKVHLIHRRSIFKAEKILIDKLLKIVKTKKVNLYLNFTVKNILGNKQGVTHLLIQNKNLKENKKIKIMVSGIFIAIGYVPNTNIFINQLKMKNGYIQVKKGKHEGYTQTNIEGIFAAGDVMDHVYRQAITSSASGCMAALDSERYLNTLLP